A stretch of the Crocinitomicaceae bacterium genome encodes the following:
- a CDS encoding ABC transporter substrate-binding protein produces the protein MRHFGYFTFSAFLFHFIVSCSGSSGNDAPEIDPNKIEKVEGGKFRGGVLRLNSIEDYTSLFPVAINDIYSTHIAGQCYEGLFKFNQKTLQAEPCLAESFEIDNSKKVYTFHIRKGVYFHDDECFPEGKGREMNANDFKYCFDFICSSHEENKWPTLFRDRILGAADYADGKSKSVEGIKVIDNYTLQLTLIDPFAGLPDLLAVLAAAVYPKEAIDKYGYTGMHNKMVGTGPFLPTVLKNGENVEFIRNEKYWKKDEFGNQMPYLAKITFSFIKTKPEELKSFQDGNLDMVWGLPVEEIPNIMADFEEALEGANRQFDLQSVNSLNIQYYGFLFTSETFKDVRVRKAFNYAVDRDSLVEFVLQGEGIPAHHGFVPPMSGYPTENVKGFDYNPKLAADLMKQAGFPGGKGFPEVTLHLNSSGGTNEKIATYIQGMLKQNLGVNIKLNVIPMAELHPQAEKGQLDFWRFGWIADYPDPSNFLYLFHGKNIDSTKESSINYFRYTNPAFDELYEQALKEIDDKKRMELYAQCDQLLMNDAVVMPLLFNVDIRLINPEVTDFDINELEYRDLSVVYFTQKNKSNVRVYENLIEEEAE, from the coding sequence ATGAGACATTTTGGATACTTCACATTTTCGGCATTTTTATTTCATTTCATAGTTTCATGTAGTGGAAGTTCCGGTAATGATGCGCCTGAGATTGACCCAAATAAAATTGAAAAAGTTGAAGGTGGCAAATTTCGGGGCGGTGTTTTGAGGTTAAATTCAATTGAAGATTATACCTCCCTTTTTCCGGTTGCAATCAATGATATTTATTCAACTCACATTGCAGGCCAGTGCTATGAAGGTCTTTTTAAATTCAATCAAAAAACATTGCAAGCAGAACCATGTTTGGCAGAAAGTTTTGAAATAGATAATTCAAAAAAAGTCTACACATTTCACATTAGAAAAGGAGTTTATTTTCATGATGACGAATGTTTTCCTGAAGGTAAGGGACGTGAAATGAATGCCAATGATTTTAAATATTGTTTTGATTTTATCTGCTCAAGTCATGAAGAAAATAAATGGCCCACTCTTTTCCGTGATCGTATTTTAGGCGCGGCTGATTATGCAGATGGAAAATCAAAATCAGTTGAAGGAATTAAAGTAATAGATAACTATACATTACAGTTGACATTAATTGACCCTTTTGCAGGTTTACCTGATTTGCTTGCCGTACTAGCGGCCGCAGTGTATCCAAAAGAAGCTATTGATAAGTACGGTTACACTGGTATGCACAATAAAATGGTTGGTACTGGTCCTTTTCTCCCAACTGTATTAAAGAATGGAGAGAATGTTGAGTTCATTCGCAATGAAAAATATTGGAAAAAAGATGAATTTGGAAATCAGATGCCGTATTTGGCAAAGATTACTTTCTCTTTCATCAAAACAAAACCTGAAGAGTTAAAATCATTTCAAGATGGAAATCTGGATATGGTTTGGGGCTTGCCTGTTGAAGAAATTCCAAATATTATGGCTGATTTTGAAGAGGCGCTTGAAGGTGCAAATCGCCAATTTGATTTGCAATCAGTGAATAGTTTGAATATACAGTATTATGGATTTTTGTTTACCAGTGAAACTTTCAAAGACGTGAGAGTAAGAAAAGCATTCAATTATGCAGTTGATCGCGATTCACTGGTAGAATTTGTTTTGCAAGGTGAAGGAATTCCTGCTCATCACGGATTCGTTCCTCCTATGTCAGGATACCCAACTGAAAATGTGAAAGGTTTTGATTACAACCCAAAACTTGCAGCAGATTTAATGAAACAAGCGGGATTTCCGGGTGGTAAAGGTTTCCCTGAAGTTACTCTGCACTTGAATTCTAGTGGTGGAACTAACGAAAAAATTGCAACCTATATTCAAGGAATGCTCAAACAAAATTTAGGAGTGAATATAAAATTGAATGTTATTCCTATGGCTGAATTACATCCGCAAGCTGAAAAGGGACAACTTGATTTTTGGCGGTTTGGTTGGATTGCTGATTATCCTGATCCGTCAAATTTCCTTTATCTGTTTCACGGAAAAAATATTGATTCAACGAAAGAATCTTCCATCAATTATTTCAGATATACAAACCCTGCCTTTGATGAATTGTATGAACAAGCATTGAAAGAAATTGACGATAAAAAACGTATGGAACTTTATGCGCAATGTGATCAGTTACTGATGAATGATGCAGTAGTGATGCCTTTACTTTTTAATGTTGACATTAGATTGATTAATCCTGAGGTTACTGATTTTGATATCAATGAACTTGAATATCGTGATTTATCTGTAGTTTACTTTACGCAAAAAAATAAATCAAATGTGAGAGTTTATGAAAATCTGATTGAAGAAGAAGCAGAATAA
- a CDS encoding aspartate-semialdehyde dehydrogenase, producing the protein MKLAVVGATGLVGNEILNVLAEMNFPFDELILVATEKSVGKKIQFKGKDYTVVSMQTAVDAKPDLAIFSAGGGTSLEWAPKFAAVGTTVVDNSSAWRMDPTKKLVVPEINADILGEDDKIIANPNCSTIQLVMVLSPLHKKYGVKRAVVSTYQSISGTGAKAIQQLDNEKAGMQGEMAYPYQILENCLPHCDVFLENGYTKEEMKLTNETKKILDPTINVTATAVRVPVRGGHSEAVNIEFENEFDLNEVRAILNQTPGVVLKDNTDTNTYPMPLYARGKNEVFVGRIRRDESQAKTINLWIVADNLRKGAATNAVQIARYLLDKKMVTA; encoded by the coding sequence ATGAAACTAGCTGTAGTTGGAGCCACAGGTCTTGTTGGGAATGAGATACTGAACGTATTGGCTGAAATGAATTTTCCCTTTGATGAATTGATATTAGTAGCAACCGAGAAATCAGTTGGTAAAAAAATTCAATTCAAGGGTAAGGACTATACAGTAGTTAGCATGCAAACAGCCGTTGATGCAAAACCTGACTTGGCTATTTTCTCTGCCGGAGGCGGCACCTCACTTGAATGGGCACCAAAATTTGCCGCGGTTGGAACCACGGTGGTAGATAATTCAAGTGCATGGAGAATGGATCCCACAAAAAAATTGGTTGTTCCTGAAATCAATGCGGATATTTTAGGAGAAGATGACAAAATAATTGCTAATCCAAATTGCTCAACAATTCAATTGGTTATGGTGTTGTCACCTTTACACAAAAAATATGGGGTAAAACGCGCTGTTGTTTCCACGTATCAATCTATATCAGGCACAGGAGCTAAAGCCATTCAACAATTAGACAACGAAAAAGCAGGCATGCAAGGTGAGATGGCTTACCCTTACCAAATATTAGAAAATTGCCTTCCACATTGTGATGTTTTTCTTGAAAATGGTTATACCAAAGAAGAGATGAAACTTACCAATGAAACAAAAAAAATTCTTGATCCGACGATCAATGTAACCGCAACCGCAGTGCGTGTGCCGGTACGCGGAGGCCATTCAGAAGCGGTGAACATTGAATTTGAAAATGAATTTGATTTAAATGAAGTGCGGGCCATACTCAACCAAACTCCCGGTGTAGTTTTAAAAGATAATACAGATACCAATACCTATCCAATGCCTTTGTACGCACGCGGTAAAAATGAAGTTTTTGTTGGAAGAATTCGTCGTGATGAATCACAAGCCAAAACAATTAATCTTTGGATAGTTGCTGATAATTTGAGAAAAGGTGCAGCAACAAACGCTGTACAAATTGCGCGCTACTTGCTGGATAAAAAGATGGTGACTGCGTAA
- a CDS encoding cyclase family protein: MQLDISSKHYIDTSQGIDISIPLKSGENTVRAWYCDEVKIEAVKANGFIGDVNEGGSVNFRNVAFNPHGNGTHTECVGHISKEFVSLNDGLKEFHFNALLISVKPDLVSIGKDEFDQVITRQMIETAYNNLLPQVSDTLSALIVRTLPNDENKCQKDYSNSNPTYFTADAMSLVVELGIRHFITDLPSVDREEDEGKLVAHHIFWNYPAQKFSKNTITELAFIPNSVIDGWYLLNLQITSLVNDASPSKPVLYKPITKK; encoded by the coding sequence ATGCAATTGGATATAAGTTCAAAACATTACATTGATACATCTCAAGGTATTGATATTTCTATTCCTTTAAAAAGCGGTGAAAATACTGTACGAGCATGGTATTGTGATGAGGTGAAAATTGAAGCGGTAAAAGCAAATGGCTTTATTGGAGATGTAAATGAGGGGGGTAGCGTAAACTTTAGAAATGTTGCTTTTAATCCGCATGGGAATGGAACGCATACTGAATGTGTTGGTCATATTTCAAAAGAATTTGTTTCTCTGAATGATGGTTTGAAAGAATTTCATTTTAACGCTTTGCTAATTTCTGTAAAACCTGATTTAGTTTCGATTGGTAAAGATGAGTTTGATCAAGTTATAACCCGTCAGATGATTGAAACGGCCTATAATAATTTGTTGCCTCAAGTTTCTGATACGCTATCGGCGCTAATTGTGCGCACTTTGCCCAACGATGAGAATAAATGTCAGAAAGATTATTCAAATTCTAATCCAACTTATTTTACTGCTGACGCGATGAGCCTTGTTGTGGAGCTTGGCATTAGGCATTTCATTACTGATCTTCCTTCTGTTGATCGTGAAGAAGATGAGGGAAAACTAGTGGCTCATCATATTTTTTGGAATTATCCGGCTCAAAAATTCAGCAAGAATACAATTACTGAACTGGCTTTTATCCCAAATTCTGTTATAGATGGCTGGTATCTCTTAAATCTCCAAATCACTAGTCTGGTCAATGATGCGTCACCATCTAAACCTGTGCTCTATAAACCCATTACAAAAAAATAA
- a CDS encoding tetratricopeptide repeat protein: MIKRYLFFFFILIAAIRTGNSLAQENEYAPSDFYLIDTLNLNLISNEELHYIDSCLTIYHESTSDTTKILALFSIVDNIWNDNVWPLYNRYVMDRILNTVSYSASKEEKKFMQKSLGSALNNEGFFQRSQGNYPMAIQYYLESLKIFELIEDQQSLTFSYNNLGVLYQQQFDYDKALEYHNKSLEQSKTVGDSAMIAYSLNNIGVVWQLKDSLVFALNYFQAGLELYTKFNNVRGQANGHYNMGFVYLQLDSLAASEVHFEKSLDGFESIREEYGISLVCSGWGELDLKLGRIESAKIRGEYGLQLAKKLHDPDLMKRNANLLYEVAVKNGDWKHALEMRNLEVSMIDSIESMDNIRANAKAEAGYAFEKQQAIRDTEHRKEMEKQQSLSLAEKKRQNVIITAVSVGLLIVVIFTYFLVKRFRITQRQKQIIEEQKFVVEEKNKEILDSIHYARRIQNAILPSMNAMQLALRDGFVLYKPKDVVAGDFFWMEKSDTNVYFAAADCTGHGVPGAMVSVVCSHALSKALLEENAKTTGQLLDKTREIVIDRLAKSGDEMKDGMDISICAVDFSNLTMMWSGANNPLWIVRDKRLIEYKPDKQPIGLYSKKSSFQTHYIELFKGDKLYIMTDGFQDQFGGPSGKKFKSAQLKDCLLSLEAESMDQQKIVLNQTFENWKENSEQIDDVCLIGIRI; this comes from the coding sequence ATGATAAAAAGATACCTTTTCTTTTTTTTTATTCTCATTGCTGCAATAAGAACGGGTAATTCATTGGCGCAAGAAAACGAATATGCACCTAGTGATTTTTATCTCATTGATACTCTCAACCTGAATTTAATTTCTAATGAAGAGCTCCACTATATAGATAGTTGTCTAACAATTTATCATGAATCAACGTCTGATACAACCAAAATACTCGCTCTGTTTTCTATCGTTGACAACATTTGGAATGATAACGTGTGGCCATTATACAATCGCTACGTGATGGATCGTATTTTAAATACCGTATCCTATTCTGCTAGTAAAGAAGAAAAAAAATTCATGCAAAAAAGTTTAGGCTCTGCTTTGAATAACGAAGGATTTTTTCAGCGTAGTCAGGGAAATTATCCAATGGCAATCCAGTATTACTTAGAGAGTCTTAAGATATTCGAATTAATTGAAGATCAGCAAAGCTTGACATTCTCTTACAATAATCTTGGTGTACTCTATCAACAGCAATTTGATTATGATAAGGCACTTGAGTATCACAACAAATCACTTGAGCAAAGCAAAACTGTTGGTGATTCAGCTATGATTGCATACAGCTTGAACAACATTGGTGTAGTTTGGCAGTTGAAAGATAGTTTAGTTTTTGCCTTGAATTATTTTCAGGCTGGGCTTGAATTGTATACAAAGTTTAATAATGTCAGAGGTCAGGCTAACGGCCACTATAATATGGGGTTTGTTTATTTGCAATTAGACAGTTTAGCGGCCAGTGAAGTTCATTTTGAAAAAAGCTTAGACGGATTCGAATCTATAAGAGAGGAATATGGAATCAGTCTTGTTTGTTCTGGCTGGGGTGAACTTGATTTGAAGTTAGGCAGAATTGAATCAGCAAAAATTAGAGGAGAATACGGATTACAGCTTGCTAAAAAATTGCATGATCCTGATCTAATGAAACGAAACGCAAATCTCCTTTACGAGGTTGCTGTAAAAAATGGTGACTGGAAACATGCGCTTGAGATGCGTAATCTTGAAGTTAGTATGATTGACAGCATTGAGAGTATGGATAATATTAGGGCAAATGCTAAAGCAGAAGCGGGGTATGCCTTTGAAAAGCAACAAGCTATTCGCGACACAGAACACAGAAAGGAAATGGAAAAACAGCAGTCACTTTCACTTGCAGAAAAAAAACGTCAGAATGTTATTATTACTGCAGTGAGTGTTGGATTGTTAATCGTCGTGATTTTCACTTATTTTCTGGTAAAGCGTTTCAGAATCACCCAAAGGCAAAAACAGATCATAGAAGAACAAAAATTTGTGGTAGAAGAAAAGAATAAAGAAATACTTGACAGTATCCATTATGCCAGAAGAATTCAAAATGCTATTCTGCCTTCAATGAATGCAATGCAGCTCGCTTTGAGAGATGGATTTGTATTATATAAACCAAAAGACGTGGTTGCAGGAGATTTTTTCTGGATGGAGAAAAGTGACACCAACGTGTACTTTGCCGCTGCGGATTGCACTGGTCACGGTGTGCCTGGCGCTATGGTGAGTGTGGTGTGCAGTCATGCCTTATCAAAAGCTTTGCTTGAAGAAAATGCAAAAACAACTGGTCAGCTTTTGGATAAAACCAGAGAGATTGTAATAGACCGGTTGGCAAAGAGTGGTGATGAAATGAAGGACGGAATGGATATTTCTATTTGTGCCGTTGATTTTTCAAATTTGACCATGATGTGGTCAGGGGCTAATAACCCATTATGGATTGTACGTGATAAAAGGCTAATAGAATATAAACCCGATAAACAACCAATCGGTTTGTATTCAAAAAAATCTTCGTTTCAAACACACTACATTGAGCTCTTCAAAGGTGATAAGCTTTACATTATGACAGATGGATTTCAGGACCAGTTTGGTGGGCCTTCAGGTAAAAAATTTAAGTCTGCTCAGTTGAAAGATTGTCTACTCTCTTTGGAAGCTGAGAGTATGGATCAGCAAAAAATTGTGCTAAATCAAACCTTCGAAAACTGGAAGGAAAATTCTGAACAAATTGACGATGTCTGTTTAATTGGAATCCGAATTTAA
- a CDS encoding lamin tail domain-containing protein: MRNYLTFLLFVVSSLSFAQFSDDFSDGDFTNAPAWVGMTANFEVDASDKLHLLAPAVDDTSYLSVATSNVVTTWDFYVRMEFNPSSSNLTRVYLMSDNADLTASLNGYFVMIGNTDDEISLYRQTGTTITEIIDGANGTVNSDPVNVRIRVSRDASGNWDLTRDATGGYSFTSEGTVNDNTYTSTSHFGVFCKYTSSRSELFYFDDLGDPYVDGIAPTIISVTPVSATQVDVLFSEPLNAISAETALNYSVDNGIGVPLTAGLDGTNFALVHLTTATSLVNGTSYNLTVNNVTDVNGNSISSPTIIPFLYFVPDVAIYNDVIITEIMVDPSPAVGLPEVEYIEIYNRSAKYFDLTGWTIADASSSSVVSTYVLAPGMYALICNTGDETLFLATNKTSVSLPSFNNDADAVVLKNDAGVMIDSLYFDLTWYHDNLKDEGGWSLERKHNDAPCSDENNWSASNDIAGGTPGTQNSVWTDQADITGPVVSDYEVISETEMQIYFNESLDTTISAILSLTPAISVLSWNYISLSALHVNANTLAVNVPYLLAVSGVTDCWGNTISATTIELGLPDSIESEDLILNEIMFNPLTNGSDYVEIYNRSEKILDLNDLMMANWDDDSIANYKDVINQQQLILPGEYILLTEDSTDIQHDFSIYGVGRFVIMDLPTYNDDSGSVYLLNSSFQVIDFFRYDEDMHYALITDEEGKSLERGTFDGGMNNAEIWHTAAENVAWGTPGYLNSQLLYPAVNGAVTLSPEIFSPDNDGYQDVLTIQLELETTDNIINIEIYDNRGRMIKELKDNFFAGNSALFTWDGSTEENTKAPIGTYVLLITITHADGSKSTYKEVCVVGGKL, translated from the coding sequence ATGCGCAATTATTTAACCTTTTTATTATTTGTTGTTAGCAGCCTATCGTTTGCGCAATTCTCTGATGATTTTTCTGATGGTGATTTTACCAATGCACCTGCGTGGGTTGGAATGACTGCGAACTTTGAGGTGGATGCCTCAGATAAACTTCATTTGCTTGCGCCGGCAGTTGATGATACATCTTATCTCAGTGTGGCAACAAGCAATGTAGTAACCACCTGGGATTTTTATGTGCGCATGGAATTTAATCCATCTTCATCAAATCTCACGCGTGTTTATCTCATGTCTGACAATGCCGATTTAACGGCTTCACTTAATGGTTATTTTGTGATGATTGGAAACACGGATGATGAAATTTCGCTTTATCGGCAAACCGGAACTACGATAACTGAAATTATTGATGGAGCAAACGGAACAGTTAATTCTGACCCGGTAAATGTGCGCATACGAGTTTCGCGTGATGCATCCGGTAATTGGGATTTGACAAGAGATGCTACCGGTGGATATTCATTCACATCGGAAGGTACAGTGAATGACAATACCTATACCTCAACAAGTCATTTTGGCGTCTTTTGTAAGTATACGTCTTCAAGATCTGAGTTATTTTATTTTGATGATTTGGGTGATCCCTATGTTGATGGAATTGCACCAACAATAATTTCTGTTACACCTGTTTCTGCAACTCAAGTTGATGTTTTGTTTTCAGAACCTTTAAATGCAATTAGCGCTGAAACGGCGTTGAATTATTCTGTTGATAATGGTATAGGTGTGCCACTTACCGCAGGTCTTGATGGTACCAATTTTGCCTTGGTGCATTTGACAACAGCAACATCATTGGTCAACGGAACTTCATATAATCTTACTGTCAACAATGTCACTGATGTGAATGGAAATTCCATTAGTTCTCCAACCATCATTCCATTCCTGTATTTTGTACCAGATGTTGCAATTTACAATGATGTGATTATTACTGAAATTATGGTTGATCCAAGTCCGGCTGTTGGATTACCTGAAGTGGAGTACATTGAAATTTATAATCGCTCAGCAAAATATTTTGATTTGACAGGATGGACAATTGCGGATGCATCATCAAGCAGTGTGGTGTCAACCTATGTACTGGCGCCTGGTATGTATGCACTAATTTGCAATACAGGTGACGAGACTTTGTTTTTAGCCACAAATAAAACAAGTGTTTCTCTTCCATCTTTCAATAATGATGCTGATGCGGTAGTATTAAAAAATGATGCCGGGGTTATGATTGATTCGCTCTATTTTGACCTAACCTGGTACCATGATAATTTAAAAGATGAAGGAGGATGGAGTTTGGAAAGAAAACATAATGATGCACCATGCAGCGATGAGAATAACTGGTCAGCATCAAATGACATTGCAGGTGGTACACCGGGTACACAAAATTCTGTATGGACTGATCAGGCAGATATTACGGGTCCGGTTGTAAGCGATTACGAGGTAATTTCTGAAACTGAAATGCAGATTTATTTTAACGAATCCTTAGATACAACCATCAGTGCCATACTTAGCTTGACACCGGCAATATCAGTGCTAAGCTGGAATTATATTTCACTTTCAGCCTTGCACGTAAACGCAAACACTTTGGCGGTTAACGTGCCATATTTACTAGCGGTTTCAGGTGTAACTGATTGTTGGGGAAATACCATCAGCGCAACAACCATTGAACTTGGTTTGCCTGATAGCATTGAGTCTGAAGATTTGATTTTAAATGAAATTATGTTTAACCCATTAACCAATGGATCTGATTATGTTGAGATCTATAATCGTTCAGAAAAAATTCTTGATCTGAATGATCTTATGATGGCAAATTGGGATGATGACTCTATAGCAAATTATAAAGATGTGATCAATCAACAACAATTGATTTTGCCCGGTGAATATATTTTACTTACTGAAGATTCAACAGATATTCAACATGATTTTTCTATCTATGGTGTAGGCAGATTTGTGATCATGGATTTGCCAACATATAATGATGATTCGGGTTCTGTTTATTTGCTTAATTCAAGTTTTCAAGTGATTGATTTTTTCAGGTATGATGAAGATATGCACTACGCCCTGATTACAGATGAAGAAGGAAAATCTTTGGAACGCGGTACTTTTGATGGCGGCATGAACAACGCTGAAATTTGGCACACGGCAGCAGAAAATGTAGCGTGGGGTACGCCGGGTTATCTCAACTCTCAACTTTTGTATCCTGCCGTTAATGGAGCAGTAACTTTATCTCCTGAAATTTTTTCACCTGATAATGATGGATATCAAGATGTACTTACCATTCAGCTTGAACTGGAAACAACAGACAATATCATAAACATAGAAATTTATGATAACAGAGGACGAATGATTAAAGAATTAAAAGACAATTTTTTTGCCGGTAATTCTGCGCTTTTTACCTGGGATGGAAGCACTGAAGAAAACACCAAAGCGCCCATTGGTACCTATGTATTGCTAATAACAATTACGCATGCTGACGGAAGCAAATCAACATACAAAGAGGTTTGTGTGGTGGGAGGAAAATTGTAA
- a CDS encoding IPExxxVDY family protein, with protein sequence MPKYKLDFENEPDFELIGICSPVADYRLCWILNNFLGINLEKKQDFSTINKKEKESSHSFYQFTHEDGTEFYLIKNLSSAFTHLVPEMNQIDYFILIKNNVQLDSAELSDKLKQVDQFSVVIDIDPFELKSKENFMF encoded by the coding sequence ATGCCAAAGTACAAATTAGATTTTGAGAATGAGCCGGATTTTGAACTCATTGGTATTTGTTCTCCGGTAGCTGATTACCGGCTTTGCTGGATATTGAATAATTTTCTAGGTATTAATCTGGAAAAAAAGCAAGATTTTTCCACCATAAATAAAAAAGAAAAAGAAAGCAGTCATTCCTTTTATCAATTCACTCATGAAGATGGCACAGAATTTTATCTGATCAAAAATTTATCTTCAGCCTTTACACACCTTGTCCCTGAGATGAACCAAATTGATTATTTCATTTTAATTAAAAATAATGTCCAGTTAGATTCAGCCGAATTAAGCGATAAGTTAAAACAAGTTGATCAGTTTTCTGTTGTTATTGATATTGATCCATTTGAACTGAAGTCAAAAGAAAATTTTATGTTTTAG
- the pyk gene encoding pyruvate kinase produces the protein MKKTKIVATMGPASTESKEILKEMIIHGTNVCRLNFSHGQHENHLNTINMVRDINSELDVDVALLADLQGPKIRIGDVENNAVELVEGAQLTISTEPCTGTKDRVYLTYKEFPKDVAVGDRVLMDDGKLQLEVTATNGKDEVTTRVINGGVLSSKKGVNLPNTKISLPCLTVKDLRDLDFALDHNVDWIGLSFVRSAKDIEDLRKLITKKQKHTKIIAKIEKPEAVEDIDAIIQTTDAIMIARGDMGVELPAEKVPGIQKMIIRKARRYGKPTIVATQMMESMIHNFSPTRAEVNDVANAVLDGADAVMLSGETSVGKYPVEVIKTMTRIVKEIEAHDEIYHKEELPERSEDRFISDSICFNATRLAQRVEASAIITMTFSGYTAYKISSQRPKSDIYVFTENRRILTQLNLVWGVKGYFYDKIGSTDQTILDCQLFLKAKDLVKTGDYVINVASVPVEEKGKSNMVKLSQI, from the coding sequence ATGAAAAAAACAAAAATAGTTGCCACCATGGGGCCTGCATCAACAGAATCAAAAGAAATTTTGAAAGAAATGATCATCCATGGAACCAATGTTTGTCGTCTAAATTTTTCACATGGTCAGCATGAGAATCATCTCAACACGATAAATATGGTGCGTGACATTAACTCAGAATTAGATGTTGACGTAGCGCTATTGGCAGATTTGCAAGGACCAAAAATCAGAATTGGCGATGTTGAAAATAATGCGGTTGAACTGGTTGAAGGGGCACAACTAACCATTAGTACTGAGCCATGCACTGGCACCAAGGATAGAGTATATCTCACATATAAAGAATTTCCAAAAGATGTTGCCGTTGGTGATAGAGTATTGATGGATGATGGCAAACTTCAATTGGAAGTAACAGCAACAAACGGTAAAGATGAAGTAACAACCCGCGTAATTAACGGAGGAGTATTAAGCTCAAAAAAAGGGGTGAATTTACCAAACACAAAAATTTCATTGCCTTGTCTCACCGTGAAAGATTTGCGCGATTTAGATTTCGCCCTTGATCACAATGTAGATTGGATAGGATTATCTTTTGTACGTTCAGCAAAAGATATTGAAGATTTACGCAAACTAATAACTAAAAAACAAAAGCACACAAAAATTATTGCCAAAATAGAAAAACCTGAAGCCGTTGAAGATATAGATGCTATCATACAAACCACAGATGCCATCATGATTGCGCGCGGTGACATGGGTGTTGAACTACCTGCAGAAAAAGTACCTGGCATTCAAAAAATGATCATTCGAAAAGCAAGACGATATGGCAAACCAACCATTGTTGCCACACAAATGATGGAAAGCATGATTCATAATTTTTCACCCACACGAGCTGAAGTAAATGATGTTGCCAACGCCGTGCTTGATGGCGCAGATGCTGTTATGTTATCAGGTGAAACATCAGTTGGAAAATATCCGGTAGAAGTAATTAAAACTATGACTCGCATCGTTAAAGAAATTGAAGCGCACGATGAAATATACCACAAAGAAGAATTGCCTGAACGCAGCGAAGATCGTTTTATATCTGACTCTATTTGCTTCAATGCAACACGCCTTGCTCAGCGCGTAGAAGCAAGTGCTATTATTACCATGACATTCTCGGGTTACACTGCTTATAAAATTTCATCACAACGGCCCAAATCAGACATCTATGTTTTTACAGAAAACCGCAGAATACTTACGCAGCTGAATTTAGTTTGGGGAGTCAAAGGATATTTCTATGATAAAATTGGAAGCACAGATCAAACCATTTTAGATTGTCAACTTTTTCTAAAAGCAAAAGACTTGGTAAAAACCGGTGATTATGTGATTAATGTTGCTTCTGTTCCCGTTGAGGAAAAAGGGAAATCAAACATGGTTAAGTTGAGTCAGATTTAA